One genomic window of Paraburkholderia acidiphila includes the following:
- a CDS encoding type III pantothenate kinase — MSRGPFLLIDAGNSRIKWALVAPDGSRLHAGTMDHVRDDGAQATPDARNTDCEAWTTLPRPAGAWISNVAGAAVAERLDALVEAHWPGLARHVVRACTQQCGVTNSYATPDALGSDRWAGMIGAHAAYPGEPLLIATFGTATTLEALRADGTFVGGMIAPGFTLMMRSLGEHTAQLPVVAGGMANASHPGIAFATDTRSSISAGCALAQAALVERALADLQDAWRIPVRLVVSGGAAAEVTAALKVPHTRHDALVLSGLALIAAQC; from the coding sequence ATGAGCCGCGGCCCCTTCCTCCTGATTGACGCAGGCAACAGCCGGATCAAATGGGCGCTCGTCGCGCCGGACGGCTCGCGCCTGCACGCGGGCACGATGGATCACGTGCGCGACGACGGCGCGCAAGCCACGCCCGACGCTCGTAACACCGATTGCGAGGCATGGACGACTCTGCCCCGGCCCGCCGGCGCGTGGATCTCGAACGTCGCGGGCGCGGCGGTCGCAGAACGGCTCGACGCGCTAGTCGAGGCGCACTGGCCGGGCCTCGCGCGCCACGTCGTACGGGCCTGCACGCAGCAATGCGGCGTGACGAACAGCTATGCCACGCCCGACGCGCTCGGCAGCGACCGCTGGGCCGGCATGATCGGCGCACACGCGGCGTATCCGGGCGAACCGCTGCTGATCGCGACATTCGGCACGGCCACCACGCTCGAAGCCCTGCGCGCCGACGGCACATTCGTCGGCGGCATGATCGCGCCGGGCTTCACGCTCATGATGCGCTCGCTCGGCGAGCACACCGCGCAACTGCCCGTGGTCGCCGGCGGCATGGCGAATGCGAGCCACCCGGGCATTGCCTTCGCCACCGACACGCGTAGCTCGATCTCGGCGGGCTGTGCGCTCGCGCAGGCGGCGCTCGTCGAGCGCGCCTTGGCCGATTTACAGGACGCGTGGAGAATCCCGGTGCGGCTCGTGGTGAGCGGCGGCGCCGCGGCCGAAGTGACAGCGGCGCTCAAGGTGCCGCATACTCGCCACGACGCACTGGTGCTTTCGGGCCTGGCGCTGATCGCGGCGCAATGCTGA
- a CDS encoding biotin--[acetyl-CoA-carboxylase] ligase, giving the protein MNATPPTPDTPSAGDWRIDRNRAITLFGPAAHDWPIEIVEETGSTNADLMARLKALPQKRDALARPIVRVAYLQTAGRGRRGRTWVAQPGDALLFSIGCVLPRPIEGLAGLSLAIGSALVDGLRTLPVTAPGQIALKWPNDVLLEGDKLVGILVETAWTTADATAVVIGIGTNVRGEDALAAKVEALNAAGGSAAVVPGTTPTALSRAWPNANLTDTLAAELNALEAALQRFGAAGFAPFQARWNACHAYAGREIAIYEQGKELLRGTAAGVDESGQLLVDTPNGRETVTAGDVSLRLADGGA; this is encoded by the coding sequence ATGAATGCGACGCCCCCCACCCCCGATACTCCGAGCGCCGGCGACTGGCGCATCGACCGCAACCGCGCGATCACGCTGTTCGGCCCGGCCGCGCATGACTGGCCCATCGAGATCGTCGAGGAAACCGGCTCGACCAACGCCGACCTCATGGCGCGCCTGAAGGCGCTGCCGCAAAAGCGCGACGCGCTCGCGCGCCCGATCGTGCGCGTGGCCTATCTGCAAACGGCCGGCCGTGGCCGGCGCGGCCGCACCTGGGTCGCACAGCCCGGCGACGCGCTGCTGTTCTCGATCGGCTGCGTGCTGCCGCGCCCGATTGAAGGGCTTGCGGGCTTGAGCCTCGCCATCGGCTCGGCGCTCGTGGACGGCCTGCGCACGCTGCCCGTGACCGCGCCGGGGCAAATCGCGCTCAAGTGGCCCAACGACGTGCTGCTCGAAGGCGACAAGCTGGTGGGGATCCTCGTGGAGACGGCCTGGACGACCGCCGACGCCACGGCGGTCGTGATCGGCATCGGCACGAACGTGCGCGGCGAAGACGCGCTCGCCGCCAAGGTCGAGGCGCTCAACGCCGCAGGCGGCAGCGCGGCGGTCGTGCCCGGCACGACGCCCACGGCGCTCTCGCGCGCATGGCCGAACGCCAACCTCACCGACACGCTGGCCGCCGAACTCAACGCGCTCGAAGCCGCGCTGCAACGCTTCGGCGCCGCGGGCTTTGCGCCCTTCCAGGCGCGCTGGAACGCGTGCCACGCCTACGCGGGCCGTGAGATCGCCATCTACGAGCAAGGCAAGGAACTGCTGCGCGGCACGGCGGCCGGCGTGGACGAGAGCGGCCAGCTCCTTGTCGATACGCCGAACGGGCGCGAAACCGTCACGGCCGGCGACGTGTCGCTGCGGCTCGCGGACGGCGGTGCATGA
- a CDS encoding MlaE family ABC transporter permease has protein sequence MNQATPPGLEVSAGTHGKTVRLSGQWTALALARDREEGGAARRLRALAQERIGEWDLSRVERMDHVGGQALWSVWGHKLPADLVDLTQTQRDIFERIALLDSVREPAERIVRIDPVTQLGLAIFSFFDHLYGGIAMFGRVILDLLVVLRKPKVTPWIEISANIYNAGARALPITALVAFLIGIVLSYLSAQQLRLFGANQFIVNILGLAVIRELGPVLSAILVAGRSGSAITAQIGVMRVTEELDAMRVMGISHGLRLILPRVIALGVAMPLLVIWTDIIALLGGAIAAKIVLGIDISWFMRSLPSVVPIANVWIGLGKGVAFGMLVAIVGCHFGFRIKANSQSLGEGTTTSVVTSITIVILADAVFAILFQNVGLS, from the coding sequence TTGAATCAAGCCACGCCGCCCGGCCTTGAAGTCTCGGCCGGCACCCACGGAAAGACCGTGCGCCTGTCTGGCCAGTGGACGGCGCTCGCGCTCGCGCGCGACCGCGAAGAGGGCGGCGCGGCGCGGCGTCTGCGCGCGCTCGCGCAGGAGCGGATCGGGGAATGGGACCTCTCGCGCGTGGAGCGCATGGACCACGTGGGCGGACAGGCGCTCTGGAGCGTCTGGGGCCACAAGCTGCCTGCCGATCTCGTCGACCTCACGCAAACGCAGCGCGACATCTTCGAGCGCATCGCGCTGCTCGATTCCGTGCGCGAGCCGGCGGAGCGCATCGTGCGCATCGACCCGGTCACGCAGCTCGGCCTCGCGATCTTCTCGTTCTTCGACCACCTGTACGGCGGCATCGCCATGTTCGGGCGCGTGATCCTCGACTTGCTGGTCGTGCTGCGCAAGCCCAAGGTCACGCCGTGGATCGAGATTTCGGCGAATATCTACAACGCCGGCGCGCGCGCGCTGCCCATCACGGCGCTTGTCGCGTTTCTGATCGGCATCGTGCTGTCGTACCTCTCGGCGCAGCAATTGCGTCTCTTCGGCGCGAACCAGTTCATCGTCAACATTCTCGGTCTCGCGGTGATCCGCGAACTCGGGCCCGTGCTCTCGGCGATTCTCGTGGCGGGGCGCTCCGGCTCGGCCATCACCGCGCAGATCGGCGTGATGCGCGTGACCGAAGAACTCGACGCCATGCGCGTGATGGGCATCTCGCACGGCCTGCGGCTCATCCTGCCGCGCGTGATCGCGCTCGGCGTCGCCATGCCGCTGCTCGTGATCTGGACCGACATCATTGCGTTGCTAGGCGGCGCGATCGCGGCGAAGATCGTGCTGGGCATCGACATTTCGTGGTTCATGCGCTCGTTGCCCAGCGTCGTGCCGATCGCCAACGTGTGGATCGGTCTCGGCAAAGGAGTGGCGTTCGGCATGCTGGTGGCGATCGTGGGCTGTCACTTCGGCTTTCGCATCAAGGCGAATTCGCAGAGCCTGGGCGAGGGCACGACCACGTCGGTCGTCACGTCGATCACGATCGTGATCCTCGCCGACGCCGTGTTCGCGATCCTGTTCCAGAACGTGGGGTTGTCATGA
- a CDS encoding ABC transporter ATP-binding protein, which produces MTTPLKEVAQDLPLPTIGEPVIEVHNLSKRYGRNIVHQHLNLEIRRGEIVTLVGGSGSGKTTLVRQILGLEKPTSGTIKMFGENISTIDPERARLMRTRTGMLFQQGALFSSLTVFDNIAQPVRELGKVPAALLRDIVMLKLEMVGLPCKHASKMPAALSGGMIKRVGLARAIVLEPELLFLDEPTAGLDPRSSDEVVELISTLHRALGLTVVLVTHDLDAMVALSTRVAVLAERRVLVAAPVEEAASVDHPFIREYFLGMRGRRALQALPPERRAKLPPAALAPAAVGYKPW; this is translated from the coding sequence ATCACCACGCCGCTCAAGGAGGTCGCGCAGGACTTGCCGCTGCCGACCATCGGCGAGCCGGTGATCGAGGTCCACAACCTCTCGAAGCGCTACGGGCGCAACATCGTCCACCAGCATCTGAACCTCGAAATCCGCCGCGGCGAGATCGTCACGCTCGTGGGCGGCTCGGGCTCGGGCAAGACCACGCTCGTGCGCCAGATCCTCGGGCTCGAAAAGCCGACCTCGGGCACGATCAAGATGTTCGGCGAAAACATCTCGACCATCGACCCCGAGCGCGCGCGCCTCATGCGCACGCGCACCGGCATGCTGTTCCAGCAAGGCGCGCTGTTCTCGTCGCTCACGGTGTTCGACAACATCGCCCAGCCGGTGCGCGAGCTTGGCAAGGTGCCGGCCGCCCTGCTGCGCGACATCGTGATGCTCAAGCTCGAAATGGTCGGGCTGCCGTGCAAGCACGCCTCGAAAATGCCGGCCGCGCTCTCGGGCGGCATGATCAAGCGCGTGGGCCTTGCGCGCGCGATCGTGCTGGAGCCGGAACTGCTCTTTCTCGACGAGCCCACGGCCGGGCTCGATCCGCGTTCCTCCGACGAAGTGGTGGAACTCATCAGCACGCTGCACCGGGCGCTGGGCCTCACCGTCGTGCTCGTCACGCACGACCTCGACGCCATGGTCGCGCTGTCCACGCGCGTGGCCGTGCTCGCCGAGCGCCGCGTGCTCGTGGCCGCGCCCGTGGAGGAGGCGGCGAGCGTCGATCATCCGTTTATCCGCGAGTATTTTCTGGGCATGCGCGGTCGCCGCGCGCTCCAGGCGCTGCCGCCCGAGCGGCGCGCGAAGCTGCCGCCGGCGGCGCTCGCTCCCGCAGCCGTGGGGTACAAGCCGTGGTAA
- a CDS encoding MlaD family protein: MENKPHAFWAGMFTIGLLIVIALVVIFFSADHTVRVPYDLISRSSVTGLYPDAAVRFRGIDVGKVQSIKFDTQHPGQIRIRILVDQKAPMTRSTFGSLALQGVTGIAFVQLDDNGVDLSPLHSSEARVAELPLRPGLLDQLQRRGDALLRKLDNIASDIDEMLSEDNRKQVMQAVNSLQQAASSVNVLAQQLQPTTKQLPGAVTELQRTLQSTNTLITSMNRPDGPFQTNLNKAGTAAAQAGAALASIDTSIQDLSARVGYDTLPRVDSLTDDVRSAMRAVDRAAGTFSTSPRSVLFGGAPQPAPGPGEPGFAWPSAGTK; the protein is encoded by the coding sequence ATGGAAAACAAACCGCATGCGTTCTGGGCGGGCATGTTCACGATAGGCCTGCTCATCGTGATCGCGCTTGTCGTCATCTTCTTCAGCGCTGACCACACCGTGCGCGTGCCGTACGACCTCATCTCGCGCTCGAGCGTGACGGGCCTTTATCCCGACGCGGCGGTGCGCTTTCGCGGGATCGACGTGGGCAAGGTGCAGTCGATCAAGTTCGATACCCAGCATCCGGGCCAGATCCGCATTCGCATTCTCGTCGACCAGAAGGCGCCGATGACGCGCTCCACCTTCGGCTCGCTCGCGCTGCAGGGCGTGACGGGCATCGCCTTCGTGCAGCTCGACGACAACGGCGTGGATCTCTCGCCGCTGCATTCGTCCGAGGCGCGTGTGGCCGAACTCCCGCTGCGACCGGGCCTGCTCGACCAGCTCCAGCGCCGCGGTGACGCGCTGCTGCGCAAGCTCGACAACATCGCCAGCGACATCGACGAAATGCTCTCCGAAGACAACCGCAAGCAGGTGATGCAGGCCGTGAACAGCCTCCAGCAGGCCGCGAGCAGCGTGAACGTGCTCGCCCAGCAGCTCCAGCCCACCACGAAGCAGCTTCCTGGCGCGGTGACCGAGCTGCAACGCACGCTGCAGTCGACCAACACGCTCATCACGAGCATGAACCGCCCGGACGGCCCGTTCCAGACCAACCTGAACAAGGCGGGCACGGCGGCAGCCCAGGCGGGCGCGGCGCTCGCCTCGATCGACACCTCGATCCAGGATCTCTCGGCGCGCGTGGGATACGACACGCTGCCACGCGTCGATTCGCTCACCGACGACGTGCGCTCGGCCATGCGCGCCGTGGACCGCGCGGCGGGCACTTTCAGCACGAGCCCGCGCAGCGTGCTGTTCGGCGGCGCGCCACAGCCCGCGCCCGGGCCCGGCGAGCCGGGCTTCGCGTGGCCGTCCGCAGGGACGAAGTAG
- a CDS encoding ABC-type transport auxiliary lipoprotein family protein, with product MPRSMQRAAAASSAWLAALALGALLAACAGNPGSINDVRYDLGLQSSQEAQGAQATPAAPGAKPLLKVLAVNAPPPLDNDGILYRMSSDSQRTARYANSRWTMSPARLLTERLRTSLGAYVTVLAGGDAVQAPMLKVELYEFEQVFESETQSAGVLAARATLMQGGKVLAQRSFATRAPAATPDAAGGVHALQAASDEFASQVGAWLGTQSLAGTP from the coding sequence CTGCCACGATCGATGCAACGCGCCGCAGCCGCCAGTTCGGCCTGGCTGGCGGCGCTCGCGCTCGGCGCGCTACTCGCCGCCTGCGCGGGCAATCCGGGTTCGATCAACGATGTTCGCTACGACCTCGGGCTGCAATCGTCGCAGGAGGCGCAGGGTGCTCAAGCCACCCCCGCCGCGCCAGGCGCCAAGCCGCTGCTGAAGGTGCTGGCGGTCAACGCGCCGCCGCCGCTCGACAACGACGGCATTCTCTACCGGATGAGTTCCGACTCCCAGCGCACGGCGCGCTACGCGAACAGCCGCTGGACGATGTCGCCCGCGCGCCTGCTCACGGAACGCCTGCGCACGTCGCTTGGCGCCTATGTGACGGTGCTCGCGGGCGGGGACGCCGTGCAGGCGCCGATGCTCAAGGTCGAGCTGTACGAGTTCGAGCAGGTGTTCGAGAGCGAGACGCAAAGCGCGGGCGTACTGGCCGCGCGCGCCACGCTCATGCAGGGCGGCAAGGTGCTGGCGCAGCGCTCGTTCGCCACGCGCGCGCCGGCGGCGACGCCCGACGCCGCGGGCGGCGTGCACGCGCTGCAGGCTGCCAGCGACGAGTTCGCGAGCCAGGTCGGCGCGTGGCTGGGCACGCAGTCCCTCGCGGGCACGCCTTGA
- a CDS encoding VanZ family protein yields MLSRQSLALYTALIVYGSWYPFTGWRSLGLSPFAYLGDPWPRYWTVFDIITNVLGYMPFGALVVLAAWPRWRGFRAVLLAAIAGTLLSGVMEAVQTWLPTRVASNLDLASNALGALLGAFVAAPATGALLERGFLRRLRFRWFERDAAVLMVLAGLWPFATMYPTPRLFGLGEWARALWQRLDGSMQDAVLAWTPAAWHLRALPDMLAAHLPDSGWEAIVTTLNLFGAAAFATLPMRSRAPRARLVIALIAVTLIVKVGATFLQSQSGLIFDWATPGALAGLVWGTLLAFLALRLPRAVRAAAATFALAVALVFVNVLPVNPYFDVVLADWRQGRYLHFNGLARWLAWTWPWAALAWMAFSLERAWLVRRARRAAKRARHDA; encoded by the coding sequence ATGCTCTCGCGCCAGTCGCTCGCGCTTTACACGGCGCTGATCGTCTACGGCTCGTGGTACCCGTTCACCGGCTGGCGCTCGCTCGGCCTGAGTCCCTTCGCCTACCTGGGCGACCCTTGGCCGCGCTACTGGACGGTGTTCGACATCATCACCAACGTGCTCGGCTACATGCCGTTCGGCGCGCTCGTCGTGCTCGCCGCGTGGCCGCGCTGGCGAGGCTTCCGGGCCGTGCTGCTCGCCGCGATTGCGGGCACGCTGCTCTCGGGCGTGATGGAGGCCGTGCAGACCTGGCTGCCCACACGCGTCGCGTCCAATCTCGATCTCGCTTCGAACGCACTCGGTGCGTTGCTTGGCGCGTTCGTGGCGGCGCCTGCCACCGGCGCGCTGCTCGAGCGCGGTTTCCTGCGCCGCCTGCGCTTTCGCTGGTTCGAGCGCGACGCGGCCGTGTTGATGGTGCTCGCGGGGCTCTGGCCGTTCGCGACGATGTACCCCACGCCGCGCCTCTTTGGACTCGGCGAGTGGGCGCGCGCGCTGTGGCAGCGCCTCGACGGCTCGATGCAAGACGCTGTGCTCGCCTGGACGCCTGCCGCCTGGCATCTGCGCGCGCTGCCCGACATGCTCGCCGCGCATCTGCCCGATAGCGGCTGGGAGGCTATCGTCACGACGCTCAACCTGTTCGGCGCAGCGGCGTTCGCGACGCTCCCCATGCGCTCGCGCGCGCCGCGTGCGCGGCTCGTCATCGCGCTCATTGCGGTGACGCTCATCGTCAAGGTGGGGGCGACCTTTCTGCAGTCGCAAAGCGGGCTCATCTTCGACTGGGCAACGCCAGGGGCGCTCGCGGGCCTGGTGTGGGGCACGTTGCTTGCGTTTCTCGCCTTGCGTCTGCCGCGCGCTGTGCGCGCCGCGGCGGCGACGTTTGCGCTTGCTGTTGCCCTTGTGTTTGTGAATGTGCTGCCCGTGAACCCGTATTTCGATGTCGTGCTCGCGGACTGGCGGCAGGGCCGCTACCTGCACTTCAACGGTCTCGCGCGCTGGCTCGCATGGACGTGGCCCTGGGCCGCGCTCGCGTGGATGGCGTTCTCGCTCGAACGCGCGTGGCTCGTGCGGCGCGCTCGCCGGGCCGCGAAGCGCGCTCGCCACGACGCGTGA
- a CDS encoding (2Fe-2S) ferredoxin domain-containing protein, with product MTDSFYKYHVFFCLNQREAGADRPSCANCNAQAMQEYAKKRVKQLGLAGPGQVRINKAGCLDRCEEGPAVVVYPEGTWYTYIDESDIDEIVVSHLQNGQVVERLKIDR from the coding sequence ATGACCGATTCGTTCTACAAGTACCACGTCTTTTTCTGCCTGAATCAGCGCGAGGCCGGCGCGGACCGCCCGAGCTGCGCGAATTGCAACGCGCAAGCCATGCAGGAGTACGCGAAAAAGCGCGTGAAGCAGCTTGGCCTGGCGGGGCCGGGCCAGGTGCGCATCAACAAGGCGGGTTGCCTCGACCGCTGCGAGGAAGGCCCGGCCGTCGTCGTCTATCCGGAAGGGACGTGGTACACGTATATCGACGAGAGCGATATCGACGAAATCGTCGTCTCGCATCTGCAGAACGGGCAGGTGGTCGAGCGCCTCAAGATCGATCGTTGA
- a CDS encoding alpha/beta hydrolase: MNAQTQKFQIDGPVGKIECALDVPDAGTPPRGIALVAHPHPLFGGTMDNKVAQTLARTLVQLGYTTYRSNFRGVGETAGTHDNGIGEQDDLLELLAYMRAQPGQADVPLVLAGFSFGTFVLSHVAKRYLEAGGAIERMVFVGTAASRWEVAPVRDDTLVIHGELDDTVPILSVYEWARPQELPIVVIPGAEHFLHRKLHILKRIIVEAWR; this comes from the coding sequence ATGAACGCCCAGACACAAAAATTCCAGATCGACGGTCCCGTCGGCAAGATTGAATGCGCGCTCGACGTGCCCGACGCAGGCACGCCGCCGCGCGGCATTGCGCTCGTCGCGCATCCGCATCCGCTCTTTGGCGGCACGATGGACAACAAGGTCGCGCAAACGCTCGCACGCACGCTCGTGCAGCTCGGCTACACGACCTATCGCTCGAACTTTCGCGGCGTGGGCGAAACGGCGGGCACGCACGACAACGGCATTGGCGAGCAGGACGATTTGCTCGAACTACTCGCGTACATGCGCGCGCAACCGGGCCAGGCCGACGTCCCGCTCGTGCTCGCGGGCTTTTCGTTCGGCACCTTCGTGCTTTCGCACGTCGCGAAGCGCTATCTGGAAGCCGGCGGCGCGATCGAGCGCATGGTGTTCGTCGGCACGGCTGCGAGCCGCTGGGAAGTCGCGCCGGTGCGCGACGACACGCTCGTGATCCACGGCGAACTCGACGACACCGTGCCCATTCTCTCGGTGTACGAATGGGCGCGCCCACAGGAATTGCCGATCGTCGTGATTCCGGGGGCAGAACACTTCCTGCACCGCAAGCTGCATATCCTCAAGCGCATCATCGTCGAAGCGTGGCGCTGA
- a CDS encoding D-alanyl-D-alanine carboxypeptidase family protein, whose translation MRFLSSGQPSSFVPSSLVRNVTLAALLPATLLASAGTFARTPAHTAGVKVQAQPQAEVAVGTPADNVLGGLPPPGVNARSWVLVDATANQVLASGNANERVEPASLTKLMTAYLVFEALQSKKITMDQIVTPSEAVRRVKNDESRMFIEANKPVSVHDLVYGMIIQSGNDAAIALAELVGGSEANFVNMMNAEAQKLGMTHTHFADVNGMPDPNHYTSAGDLATLSARLIRDYPEYYDIFSVKEFKYNNIKQPNRNRLLWIDPTVDGLKTGHTQAAGYCLIASAKRPLASGGNRRLVSVMMGEEKEHDRVQDSLKMLNYGYSAYDTTRIYQANQAVATPRVFKGTLDAVKVGVQKDQYVTLPKGAADKAKPQVDLNSPLIAPLTVGQQVGTAKFVGADGKVLAQVPLVALEAVPQAGIVGRVWDSLMLMVNKKK comes from the coding sequence ATGCGTTTTCTCTCCTCCGGCCAACCGTCTTCTTTCGTTCCTTCTTCCCTCGTTCGCAATGTCACGCTCGCAGCGCTCCTGCCCGCCACGCTTCTGGCGAGCGCGGGCACGTTCGCCCGCACGCCCGCACACACTGCGGGCGTGAAAGTGCAGGCGCAGCCGCAAGCAGAAGTGGCTGTCGGCACCCCCGCGGACAACGTACTCGGCGGGCTGCCGCCTCCGGGCGTGAATGCGCGCTCGTGGGTGCTCGTCGACGCCACCGCGAATCAGGTGCTCGCTTCCGGCAATGCCAATGAGCGCGTCGAACCCGCGTCGCTCACGAAGCTCATGACCGCGTATCTCGTGTTCGAGGCGCTGCAGAGCAAGAAGATCACGATGGATCAGATCGTCACGCCGAGCGAAGCCGTGCGCCGCGTGAAGAACGACGAGTCGCGCATGTTCATCGAAGCGAACAAGCCGGTCTCGGTGCATGACCTCGTGTACGGCATGATCATCCAGTCGGGCAACGACGCGGCCATCGCGCTCGCCGAACTGGTGGGCGGCAGCGAAGCGAACTTCGTCAACATGATGAACGCCGAGGCGCAGAAGCTCGGCATGACGCACACGCACTTCGCCGACGTGAACGGCATGCCCGACCCGAATCACTACACGTCGGCCGGCGACCTCGCCACGCTTTCCGCGCGTCTGATCCGCGACTATCCCGAGTACTACGACATCTTCTCGGTCAAGGAATTCAAGTACAACAACATCAAGCAGCCGAACCGCAACCGCCTGCTGTGGATCGACCCGACGGTCGATGGCCTGAAGACCGGCCACACGCAAGCCGCGGGCTACTGCCTGATCGCGTCGGCCAAGCGTCCGCTCGCGAGCGGCGGCAACCGCCGTCTCGTCTCGGTGATGATGGGCGAGGAGAAGGAACACGACCGCGTGCAGGACAGCCTGAAGATGCTGAACTACGGCTATAGCGCGTACGACACCACGCGCATCTATCAGGCGAACCAGGCCGTGGCGACGCCGCGCGTCTTCAAGGGCACGCTCGACGCCGTAAAGGTCGGCGTGCAGAAGGACCAGTACGTGACGCTGCCCAAGGGCGCCGCCGACAAGGCCAAGCCGCAGGTCGATCTCAACAGCCCGCTGATCGCACCGCTCACGGTCGGCCAGCAGGTCGGCACGGCGAAGTTCGTGGGCGCCGACGGCAAGGTGCTCGCGCAAGTTCCGCTCGTCGCGCTCGAAGCCGTGCCGCAAGCCGGCATCGTGGGCCGCGTGTGGGATTCGCTCATGCTCATGGTCAACAAGAAGAAGTGA
- a CDS encoding aminotransferase class IV — translation MTGPSATQAAEPLVWLNGELTPLSEARIPVLDRGFIFGDGIYEVVPVYALGSADGEGQVRVPFRIAQHLARLKRSLEKVGIANPFDEAGWRALVARLIEANEAAGALAREAHANFYVQVTRGVAPRGHAFPAAATPTVFAMVNPLKLPGEAQREHGVRCVTAEDKRWLNCDIKSTSLLGNVLMAQHAAENDAFETIQLRDGWLTEASSANVWVVKGGALFAPPRSNRILEGIRYGLIEELAEECGVRFEAREVAEAELREADEILVTSATKEVLAVVTLDGKPVGGGKPGPVYAALYAAYQRAKEREAAAVQAPAAELQEVEK, via the coding sequence ATGACGGGCCCTTCAGCGACGCAAGCCGCCGAGCCGCTCGTCTGGCTCAACGGTGAACTCACGCCGCTTTCCGAAGCGCGCATTCCCGTGCTCGATCGCGGCTTCATCTTCGGCGATGGCATCTACGAGGTCGTCCCCGTGTATGCGCTCGGCTCGGCCGATGGTGAAGGCCAGGTGCGCGTGCCGTTTCGTATCGCGCAGCATCTCGCGCGGCTCAAGCGCTCGCTGGAGAAGGTCGGCATTGCGAATCCGTTCGACGAAGCGGGCTGGCGCGCGCTCGTCGCGCGCCTGATCGAGGCGAACGAAGCGGCGGGCGCGCTCGCGCGGGAGGCTCACGCGAACTTCTATGTGCAGGTCACGCGCGGCGTCGCGCCGCGCGGCCACGCGTTTCCCGCGGCGGCTACGCCCACCGTGTTCGCGATGGTCAATCCGCTCAAGCTGCCCGGTGAGGCGCAGCGCGAGCATGGCGTACGCTGCGTCACCGCTGAAGACAAGCGCTGGCTCAATTGCGACATCAAGTCGACCTCGCTGCTTGGCAACGTGCTGATGGCGCAGCACGCGGCGGAAAACGACGCGTTCGAGACGATCCAGCTGCGCGACGGCTGGCTGACCGAGGCATCGTCGGCGAACGTGTGGGTCGTGAAGGGCGGTGCGCTCTTTGCGCCGCCGCGCAGCAACCGCATTCTCGAAGGCATCCGCTACGGCCTGATCGAGGAACTGGCCGAGGAATGCGGCGTGCGCTTCGAAGCGCGCGAAGTGGCCGAAGCCGAACTGCGCGAGGCGGACGAGATTCTCGTGACCTCGGCCACGAAGGAAGTGCTGGCGGTCGTCACGCTCGACGGCAAGCCGGTCGGCGGCGGCAAGCCGGGCCCGGTGTACGCCGCGCTTTATGCGGCTTACCAGCGCGCAAAAGAACGCGAGGCAGCGGCTGTGCAAGCACCGGCCGCCGAGCTACAGGAAGTGGAGAAATGA
- a CDS encoding DUF493 family protein: MTQQASNPEAKESLIEFPCDFPIKVMGKTHPEFQDTIVTVLREFDGGFDATTIETRPSSGGNYTGLTVTVRATSQAHLDDIYRALTGHPMVKIVL, translated from the coding sequence ATGACCCAGCAAGCAAGCAACCCCGAAGCGAAAGAATCGCTGATCGAATTCCCCTGCGACTTCCCGATCAAGGTGATGGGCAAGACGCATCCGGAATTCCAGGACACCATCGTGACGGTGCTGCGCGAATTCGACGGCGGCTTCGACGCCACGACCATCGAGACGCGTCCGTCGAGCGGCGGCAACTACACGGGCCTCACCGTCACGGTGCGCGCCACGAGCCAGGCGCATCTCGACGACATCTATCGCGCCCTCACCGGGCATCCGATGGTGAAGATCGTGCTGTAA